One genomic region from Reichenbachiella ulvae encodes:
- a CDS encoding alpha-hydroxy acid oxidase — MPKWNYNSNYPSIEDLIERAKQKVPRFAFEYLDGGCNEDVNLMKNTREIREVELIPQYLTRHIKSDMSTELFGHTYDAPFGIAPVGLQGLMWPNAPEILAKAALKHNIPFILSTVTTMSIERASELTEGRAWFQLYHPAKEEVRDDILKRAEAAECPVLVLLSDVPTFGFRPRDIRNGLAMPPKMTLKNIMQIMGRPDWALRTLVHGQPNFETLKPYMPKGLDLKQLGLFMDQTFSGRLNEYKVAAIRDKWKGKIVLKGVASEEDTEKAIKLGLDGIIVSNHGGRQLDAGESTIAPCTRIAEKYQGKIKIMMDSGLRSGPDIARTLARGAEFTFMGRSFMYSVAALGNQGGDHIIGMLKTQLQQVMEQICCERVEDFPKFDIRK; from the coding sequence ATGCCAAAGTGGAACTACAATAGCAATTACCCATCGATAGAGGACTTAATTGAAAGGGCCAAGCAGAAGGTGCCTCGATTTGCTTTTGAGTACCTGGATGGGGGCTGCAACGAGGATGTGAACCTGATGAAGAATACCCGTGAGATACGAGAGGTAGAATTGATTCCTCAGTATCTGACGCGTCACATAAAGTCCGATATGAGTACCGAGCTCTTTGGTCATACTTATGATGCGCCTTTTGGGATTGCACCTGTGGGACTACAAGGATTGATGTGGCCCAATGCGCCAGAGATTTTGGCCAAGGCTGCTTTGAAGCATAATATCCCTTTCATCCTGAGTACGGTCACGACTATGAGCATCGAGCGTGCGAGTGAACTGACAGAGGGAAGGGCCTGGTTTCAACTTTATCATCCTGCCAAGGAAGAAGTGCGAGACGACATCCTGAAGCGTGCAGAAGCAGCCGAATGCCCCGTGCTGGTTTTGCTCTCAGATGTACCGACTTTTGGTTTCCGTCCCAGAGATATCCGCAACGGACTGGCCATGCCACCTAAGATGACATTGAAAAACATTATGCAGATCATGGGTAGACCCGATTGGGCGCTGCGTACCCTTGTTCATGGTCAGCCCAATTTTGAGACCTTAAAACCTTATATGCCAAAAGGTCTTGATTTGAAGCAGCTGGGTCTGTTTATGGATCAGACCTTTTCTGGTCGATTGAATGAATATAAGGTAGCCGCTATCCGTGATAAGTGGAAAGGTAAGATTGTCCTGAAAGGAGTGGCCAGTGAAGAGGATACCGAAAAAGCCATCAAGCTGGGGCTAGATGGAATTATTGTTTCGAATCATGGTGGCAGACAGTTGGATGCAGGGGAGTCCACGATCGCTCCTTGTACCCGCATTGCAGAAAAGTATCAGGGAAAGATCAAAATCATGATGGATAGTGGCTTGCGATCCGGGCCGGATATCGCCAGAACTTTGGCCAGAGGAGCAGAGTTCACTTTTATGGGTCGGAGTTTCATGTATAGCGTAGCAGCCTTGGGTAATCAGGGTGGAGATCATATCATCGGGATGCTAAAAACTCAATTGCAACAGGTGATGGAACAGATCTGTTGTGAGAGGGTAGAGGATTTTCCAAAATTTGATATCAGGAAATAG
- the fucP gene encoding L-fucose:H+ symporter permease: MIKKTESVVSRQVILPFVLITSLFALWGFANAVTDPMVSAFKKVLELNNTQASLVQLAFYGGYFTMALPASMFIRKYSYKVGVLIGLGLYAFGALLFYPAAVTEQFGFFLVGLYVLTFGLAFLETTANPYILSMGSAETATRRLNLAQAFNPLGLIGGLLVAQKFVLARLQSDDVNFANLDESTKILIRQSDLMVIRDPYVILGLVVIAIFVLIAINKMPESKDEDMQTSTWDIIVNLFKKSYYAHGVTAQAFYVGAQIMCWTYIYQYAESIGIDGETAGNYQFLAFILFFVGRFVCTFLLRYLDSGKLLTFLSVLAIIFALGTMFIQGIFGLYSLVAISFCMSLMFPTIYGIALEGLSEDESKIGAAGLVMAIVGGALMPALQGKILDIGGDGYTDAMIMGVPEVNFSFILPLLCFLFIAVYGVRVFMTHKKMN, translated from the coding sequence ATGATAAAGAAAACTGAATCTGTGGTATCCCGTCAGGTAATACTGCCTTTTGTATTGATTACCTCCTTGTTTGCCCTCTGGGGATTTGCCAATGCGGTGACCGATCCCATGGTCAGTGCATTTAAGAAGGTACTGGAACTCAATAATACCCAGGCCTCTTTGGTGCAATTGGCCTTCTATGGAGGATATTTTACCATGGCTCTGCCAGCCTCCATGTTCATCCGAAAATATTCTTATAAGGTGGGCGTGCTCATCGGCTTGGGCTTATACGCATTTGGAGCTTTGCTTTTCTATCCCGCAGCGGTTACCGAGCAATTTGGCTTCTTTTTGGTGGGACTTTATGTCCTCACCTTTGGATTGGCCTTTTTGGAGACTACCGCTAATCCATACATCCTGTCCATGGGTAGTGCAGAGACAGCTACACGCCGCTTGAATTTGGCACAGGCTTTCAATCCATTGGGTTTGATTGGTGGTCTATTGGTCGCGCAGAAGTTCGTATTGGCCAGACTACAATCCGATGATGTCAATTTTGCAAATCTTGACGAATCAACTAAAATATTGATCCGTCAGTCGGATCTGATGGTGATCCGAGACCCCTATGTGATTCTTGGTTTGGTGGTGATTGCTATTTTCGTGTTGATCGCTATCAACAAAATGCCGGAGAGCAAAGATGAAGATATGCAGACCAGCACCTGGGATATTATTGTGAACTTGTTCAAGAAGTCCTATTATGCCCATGGGGTGACCGCTCAGGCTTTCTACGTGGGAGCGCAGATCATGTGTTGGACCTATATCTATCAGTATGCAGAGTCGATCGGTATAGATGGTGAGACTGCCGGCAACTATCAGTTTCTGGCTTTTATCCTGTTCTTTGTTGGACGTTTTGTATGCACTTTCTTGCTCCGATATTTGGATTCTGGCAAGCTGTTGACATTTCTGTCCGTACTGGCTATCATTTTTGCACTCGGAACCATGTTTATCCAGGGCATCTTTGGGCTGTATAGTTTGGTTGCTATTTCTTTCTGCATGTCTTTGATGTTCCCTACGATTTATGGGATTGCTTTGGAAGGCTTGTCGGAAGATGAATCCAAAATAGGAGCTGCAGGTCTGGTCATGGCGATTGTGGGCGGAGCACTGATGCCTGCGCTGCAAGGAAAGATACTTGATATCGGTGGAGATGGCTATACAGATGCAATGATCATGGGTGTACCTGAGGTGAATTTCTCTTTCATACTACCCCTGTTGTGCTTTTTATTTATCGCAGTATATGGAGTGAGAGTTTTTATGACTCATAAAAAAATGAATTGA
- a CDS encoding SDR family oxidoreductase, producing MDLRLKDKVYIVTGGAKGIGEAITLELVAEGAIPVIVGRSKDASEKLMKKIEGMGGKCHNIIAELGEATVCAEVVSQTVRTFGRIDGVVNNAGVNDGIGLELGNPSTFRRSVMTNLMHYYDMVHYALPYLKESVGSVVNISSKTAVTGQGGTSGYAASKGAQLALTREWAVELAPHGVRVNAVIPAEVMTPLYESWLSTFDNPEEKLQGIVSKVPLGRRMTESEEIAAMTVFLLSERSAHTTGQWLFVDGGYVHMDRAVT from the coding sequence ATGGATTTAAGACTAAAGGACAAAGTATATATCGTGACCGGTGGAGCGAAGGGAATCGGTGAAGCCATCACACTCGAACTCGTGGCAGAAGGAGCTATCCCCGTGATCGTAGGTCGCTCGAAAGATGCATCAGAAAAATTGATGAAGAAAATCGAAGGCATGGGGGGGAAATGTCACAACATCATCGCCGAACTGGGAGAAGCCACGGTGTGTGCGGAGGTGGTAAGCCAGACGGTGCGCACCTTTGGACGCATAGATGGTGTGGTCAACAATGCAGGCGTAAATGATGGAATAGGACTAGAATTGGGCAATCCGTCTACCTTTCGTCGGTCGGTTATGACTAATTTGATGCACTATTATGACATGGTGCATTACGCCTTGCCCTACCTCAAAGAGAGTGTAGGCTCGGTAGTGAACATCAGCTCCAAGACCGCCGTGACAGGTCAGGGCGGAACCAGTGGTTATGCAGCCAGCAAAGGAGCGCAGTTGGCTCTGACTCGTGAGTGGGCTGTCGAGTTGGCACCCCATGGCGTTAGAGTTAATGCAGTGATTCCAGCTGAGGTGATGACGCCACTCTATGAGAGCTGGTTGAGCACTTTTGACAATCCCGAGGAGAAGCTTCAGGGCATCGTGAGTAAGGTCCCACTAGGTAGGCGCATGACAGAGTCTGAAGAAATAGCTGCTATGACGGTCTTTTTACTCTCCGAGCGCAGCGCCCATACCACAGGTCAATGGCTCTTTGTGGATGGGGGTTATGTGCATATGGATCGAGCGGTGACGTGA
- a CDS encoding amidohydrolase family protein, which produces MRIDAHQHFWQFDPVRDAWIDDSMQVIRRDFLPADLAPLLEEKGVDGCVAVQADQSLDETRFLLNLAEENDWIKAVVGWFDLKAEDLEAQLDHFLDHKKLVGARHILEAEPHGFMSSPDFVSGVKKLARRGMTYDILSRESQLEEVNLLLHKLPEMKLVVDHMSKPKIKEASFDHWAKQMIEVAAHDHVTLKLSGLVTEADWSNWKKEDFIPYLDFCLDHFGPDRLMYGSDWPVCLLAGSYAQVHDLIQGYISTLSESEQAKIMGGTAAQFYGLSLY; this is translated from the coding sequence ATGAGGATAGACGCTCACCAGCACTTTTGGCAATTCGATCCGGTCAGAGATGCCTGGATCGATGATAGCATGCAGGTGATCCGCAGGGACTTTTTGCCCGCGGATCTGGCGCCTTTGCTGGAGGAGAAAGGTGTAGATGGCTGTGTGGCTGTTCAGGCCGATCAGTCCCTTGACGAAACACGCTTTCTCCTAAATCTGGCAGAGGAAAATGATTGGATCAAAGCGGTGGTGGGTTGGTTTGACTTGAAAGCGGAGGATTTAGAGGCACAGCTGGATCATTTTTTGGATCACAAAAAACTGGTAGGGGCCAGACATATTCTGGAGGCAGAACCGCATGGTTTCATGTCCTCACCCGATTTTGTGTCGGGAGTGAAAAAATTGGCCAGAAGAGGGATGACTTATGATATTTTAAGCCGCGAATCGCAGCTGGAGGAAGTTAATTTACTCTTGCACAAATTGCCAGAGATGAAACTGGTCGTCGATCATATGAGCAAACCCAAAATTAAGGAAGCCTCTTTCGATCACTGGGCCAAACAAATGATAGAAGTAGCTGCTCATGATCACGTGACATTGAAGCTTTCAGGTTTAGTGACAGAGGCGGATTGGAGCAACTGGAAAAAGGAGGACTTCATTCCTTACCTGGACTTCTGTTTGGATCATTTCGGGCCCGATCGACTGATGTATGGTTCGGATTGGCCGGTATGTCTCCTGGCGGGCAGCTATGCTCAGGTCCATGATTTGATTCAGGGTTACATTTCTACTCTTTCAGAATCAGAGCAGGCAAAGATCATGGGAGGCACGGCTGCTCAATTCTACGGTCTGTCTCTATACTAA
- a CDS encoding fumarylacetoacetate hydrolase family protein, producing the protein MKFFRYRKDNQVLPGVSEGDAHFSLVGHVSDIDRDFFESSDAIAKVEALLKEGKLESIDAPVFDAPIYRPGKIICIGLNYLKHAKESGMEVPKEPVVFFKATSSLCGPNDDVIIPKGSQKSDWEVELAVVIGKKASYVSKEEAMDYVVGYALHNDISEREYQLERGGQWVKGKSCDTFAPLGPYIVTADVVSDPHDLNLWLKLNGEKIQDGNTSDFVFDIPTVISYLSEFMTLEPGDIISTGTPEGVGLGFKPPRFLQPGDVMELGIDGLGTSKQKAVAYPGK; encoded by the coding sequence ATGAAATTTTTCAGATACAGAAAAGACAATCAAGTACTACCGGGCGTGAGCGAAGGGGATGCCCATTTCAGCTTAGTAGGGCATGTCAGTGACATAGACAGAGACTTCTTCGAATCATCAGATGCGATTGCCAAGGTGGAAGCTTTGCTGAAGGAAGGTAAGTTGGAAAGCATCGATGCGCCTGTGTTTGATGCACCCATTTATCGACCGGGTAAAATCATTTGCATTGGACTGAACTACCTGAAGCACGCCAAGGAAAGTGGTATGGAAGTACCGAAGGAGCCTGTGGTGTTCTTCAAGGCAACCTCTAGTCTTTGCGGCCCTAACGACGATGTGATCATCCCAAAAGGCAGCCAGAAGAGTGACTGGGAAGTAGAGCTGGCTGTAGTGATAGGTAAGAAGGCCAGCTATGTGAGCAAAGAGGAGGCGATGGACTATGTGGTGGGATATGCGCTGCACAACGATATCTCTGAGCGCGAATACCAACTGGAGCGTGGCGGACAGTGGGTGAAGGGAAAGAGCTGCGATACTTTCGCACCACTAGGGCCCTACATCGTGACTGCTGACGTAGTATCTGATCCTCATGATCTCAACCTTTGGCTCAAACTGAATGGCGAGAAAATCCAGGATGGCAACACGTCTGATTTCGTCTTTGATATCCCAACAGTGATTAGTTATCTGTCTGAGTTCATGACCTTAGAGCCGGGAGATATTATTTCCACAGGTACACCAGAGGGAGTAGGATTGGGCTTCAAACCTCCAAGATTCCTTCAACCTGGTGACGTGATGGAGCTGGGAATCGATGGATTAGGCACTTCTAAACAAAAGGCAGTCGCCTATCCGGGAAAATGA
- a CDS encoding SDR family NAD(P)-dependent oxidoreductase: MSKKFDLTGKKAIVTGGGSGIGKAIAIALAGNGAEVSILELNEEGGQEVVKEITASGGSAKAVACDVSQWESVEAAFGQALDGAELDILVNNAGIAHVGNVGNTSPEDLDRLYSVNVKGVFHCLKAGVEQMKSGGAIVNLSSIAAHVGISDRFAYSMTKGAVHTMTLSVAKDYLDQGIRCNCIAPARVHTPFVDGFISKNYPGKEEEMFEALSQTQPIGRMGMPKEIGDLVLYLCSDEASFITGSSFPIDGGFITLNG; this comes from the coding sequence ATGAGTAAAAAATTTGATCTAACAGGAAAAAAAGCCATCGTGACCGGAGGCGGTAGTGGCATAGGCAAGGCCATTGCCATCGCTTTGGCAGGTAATGGTGCAGAGGTATCCATCCTGGAGCTGAACGAAGAGGGAGGCCAGGAAGTCGTAAAAGAAATAACCGCTTCAGGCGGAAGCGCAAAGGCTGTGGCCTGTGATGTGTCCCAATGGGAAAGTGTAGAAGCGGCCTTTGGTCAGGCACTAGATGGCGCTGAGTTGGATATCCTGGTCAACAATGCCGGGATCGCCCATGTAGGCAATGTGGGCAACACCAGTCCCGAGGATTTGGATCGTCTCTACAGTGTCAATGTGAAGGGTGTCTTCCATTGTTTGAAAGCGGGAGTGGAGCAGATGAAATCCGGTGGTGCCATAGTGAACTTATCGTCTATCGCGGCACATGTGGGGATTTCGGACCGTTTTGCCTACTCTATGACCAAGGGGGCAGTGCATACCATGACACTATCAGTAGCTAAGGACTATCTGGATCAGGGCATTCGCTGCAATTGCATCGCGCCAGCTCGAGTGCATACGCCATTTGTAGACGGGTTTATCTCCAAAAACTATCCTGGCAAAGAAGAAGAAATGTTTGAGGCACTATCCCAAACGCAGCCCATCGGACGGATGGGGATGCCCAAAGAGATAGGAGACTTGGTGCTCTACCTCTGTTCGGATGAGGCTTCCTTCATTACAGGGAGTAGTTTCCCGATCGATGGTGGGTTTATTACTTTGAATGGGTAA
- a CDS encoding UxaA family hydrolase, which produces MKEILIIDPTDNVAVALRDHAGGLVQIEGQSLNIEPVRQKHKVLLQSLKKGEKVMMYGVPVATANQDLAQGAVITTENITHFADPISLDNKKKYEWQPLDVSRWQDRTFMGYHRADGKVGTANYWLFIPLVFCENRNLKVIEETLLTTLGYKKPNDYMQFAQSLLGGVSQSQSVKEDRAFENIDGVKFLYHDGGCGGTRADSETLLRLLAGYLNHPNVAGATVLSLGCQHAQVDWFKEVQQQLYPQGDKPVIYLEQQVIQSEEKLIKTAISETIEQLKIANQNERKPAPLTKLVVGLECGGSDGFSGISANPAVGYASDLLVSLGGSTMLSEFPELNGVEQDIVDRCVSREVAEKFVRIQRAYEAQARASGSGFDMNPSPGNIKDGLITDAIKSAGAAKKGGRAPVSGVLDYTEPLTQAGLNLLCTPGNDVESTTGLAGSGAQITLFTTGLGTPTGNPLSSVIKISTNTELQERMPDIIDLDAGPITRGEKSIAEVGEEILEKIITVASGESTKAMDLEQNDFILWKRGVSL; this is translated from the coding sequence ATGAAGGAAATTCTAATCATAGACCCCACGGACAATGTTGCAGTTGCACTGCGCGATCATGCCGGTGGTCTGGTTCAGATCGAGGGGCAAAGCCTCAATATCGAGCCAGTCAGGCAAAAGCATAAGGTGCTATTGCAATCCCTAAAGAAAGGGGAGAAGGTAATGATGTATGGCGTACCTGTTGCTACGGCCAATCAGGATTTGGCACAGGGAGCTGTGATTACCACAGAGAATATCACTCACTTTGCCGATCCCATTTCCCTCGACAACAAGAAGAAATACGAATGGCAGCCGCTGGATGTCAGCCGCTGGCAGGACAGGACTTTTATGGGCTATCATCGGGCAGATGGTAAGGTAGGTACGGCCAATTACTGGCTTTTTATCCCGCTGGTTTTTTGTGAGAATAGAAACCTGAAAGTAATCGAAGAAACCCTCCTAACGACTCTAGGGTACAAAAAGCCCAATGACTACATGCAGTTTGCCCAGTCGCTATTGGGAGGAGTGTCTCAAAGTCAATCAGTGAAAGAAGATCGGGCATTTGAGAATATCGATGGGGTCAAATTTCTCTATCACGATGGGGGGTGTGGAGGTACACGAGCTGACTCAGAGACATTGTTGAGATTGCTAGCTGGCTACCTCAATCATCCGAATGTGGCAGGTGCTACGGTGTTGAGTTTGGGCTGCCAACATGCGCAGGTGGATTGGTTCAAGGAGGTACAGCAGCAGCTCTATCCGCAGGGTGACAAGCCAGTGATCTACCTGGAGCAGCAAGTGATCCAGTCTGAAGAGAAGCTGATCAAGACCGCCATATCAGAAACCATAGAGCAACTGAAGATCGCCAATCAAAACGAAAGAAAACCCGCTCCATTGACTAAATTGGTCGTCGGGCTGGAGTGTGGAGGGTCTGATGGATTCTCTGGTATTTCTGCCAACCCTGCTGTGGGTTATGCTTCGGATTTGCTGGTTTCGCTGGGGGGATCTACGATGCTCAGTGAGTTTCCAGAACTGAATGGTGTAGAGCAGGATATCGTAGATCGCTGTGTCAGTCGCGAAGTGGCTGAGAAGTTCGTTCGCATTCAGAGAGCCTACGAGGCGCAAGCCAGGGCTTCTGGCTCAGGCTTTGACATGAACCCCTCTCCTGGTAATATCAAGGATGGTTTGATCACTGATGCGATCAAGTCGGCCGGAGCAGCGAAAAAGGGAGGTAGAGCACCGGTCAGTGGAGTCTTGGACTATACCGAGCCATTGACTCAGGCCGGACTGAATCTGCTTTGTACACCGGGCAATGATGTGGAGTCTACCACGGGACTGGCAGGATCAGGTGCGCAGATTACGCTTTTTACGACGGGTTTGGGCACGCCTACAGGCAATCCTTTGTCCTCTGTCATCAAGATCTCCACCAATACGGAATTGCAGGAAAGGATGCCGGATATTATAGATCTGGATGCAGGTCCGATCACACGAGGAGAGAAAAGCATCGCTGAAGTGGGCGAGGAGATATTAGAAAAGATAATAACTGTGGCCAGTGGCGAAAGCACTAAGGCCATGGATTTAGAACAAAATGATTTTATCCTCTGGAAAAGAGGCGTATCGCTATGA
- a CDS encoding LacI family DNA-binding transcriptional regulator — translation MGKFVTIKELARELGLSHSTVSRALKNHPKISPNTREKVQELASARGYIHNPHAQNMGTSDFISLIVPDITVYFYGKIFETLQNELAASDYTLLLFNTQESETQEREAIDRCIQLRVAGVLAAISMQTEKADHFEKLLHYEIPLVFFDRVLNFLPVPKVIADDYRASYQATQHLIDQGRRHIAHITASIHLNNSNNRLYGYMDALKENGLKVNEELIYYYEMQPDSIEHFLDRALQKHPNLDGVTVFNDYVANAVVNALLKMGKKIPEEISVFGFSDEPIASRMSPQLSSVEQVAPRMASLALQKLLAIVKEEQALQSEKIVIHQELVIRETS, via the coding sequence ATGGGCAAATTCGTTACAATCAAGGAACTGGCACGGGAGCTAGGGCTCTCACATAGCACCGTATCACGGGCGCTGAAGAACCATCCCAAAATCAGCCCTAACACCCGAGAGAAAGTGCAAGAGTTGGCCAGTGCCCGTGGCTATATCCACAACCCTCATGCTCAGAACATGGGCACTAGTGACTTCATCTCCCTCATCGTGCCGGATATTACCGTCTACTTTTATGGCAAAATCTTCGAGACCCTGCAAAATGAGCTGGCCGCATCTGACTACACCCTCCTACTATTCAATACCCAGGAATCAGAAACTCAAGAACGAGAAGCCATCGACCGTTGCATCCAACTGAGGGTAGCAGGGGTACTAGCAGCCATCAGCATGCAGACGGAAAAAGCCGATCATTTCGAGAAGCTACTGCACTACGAGATCCCTCTGGTCTTCTTCGATCGGGTGCTCAACTTTCTGCCCGTGCCCAAGGTGATCGCAGACGACTACCGGGCCTCCTATCAAGCGACCCAGCATCTGATCGATCAGGGTAGGCGACACATCGCCCACATCACCGCCAGCATCCACCTCAACAACTCCAACAATCGCCTCTATGGCTACATGGATGCACTGAAAGAAAATGGACTGAAAGTAAATGAAGAACTGATCTACTACTACGAAATGCAGCCCGACAGCATCGAGCACTTTCTGGACAGAGCCCTACAAAAACACCCCAATCTGGACGGGGTTACAGTCTTCAACGACTATGTCGCCAATGCCGTGGTGAATGCGCTGCTTAAAATGGGAAAGAAAATACCAGAAGAAATCTCTGTGTTCGGCTTCTCCGACGAACCCATAGCTTCACGCATGAGTCCTCAGCTCAGCTCCGTAGAGCAAGTCGCCCCACGCATGGCCAGCCTCGCCCTACAAAAATTGTTGGCTATTGTAAAAGAAGAACAAGCCCTGCAATCCGAAAAGATCGTGATCCATCAGGAGCTGGTGATTAGGGAGACGAGTTGA
- a CDS encoding energy transducer TonB: MNIRFFIFCLSTSLLFTLKVIAQKNDITYLDEDFREVEKSEASYYRLSQPHPDGTDKLFVQTYYSSGKIQSNATCYTSLCIRKEGYYISYYENGNKKEEGHRVKGSKSGKWNRWYENGQLKESSSYIRGGKVGIWKTWYQNGQIQSENESFEGNYSPSYLSSKLISYWDSTGTQLVSNGNGEVVYYYDKSNHPSSKGAYQDGFKNGTWEGYTKEGQLSYRETYRKNNVSGLSWDEEGNQYRYKELEVRAEPKIGYKRFSIYLDNALKYPESAHKKGIEGRVYVQFEVDEEGNIINIELLKGIGKDCDAESVRIIKNSPKWNPGQMRGQPIVEKVILPITFKLT; the protein is encoded by the coding sequence ATGAACATCAGATTTTTTATTTTCTGTCTATCGACCTCCCTACTTTTCACCTTGAAAGTCATCGCTCAAAAAAATGACATCACCTATTTGGATGAAGACTTCAGGGAGGTAGAGAAGAGTGAGGCTTCCTATTATCGTTTGTCGCAACCCCATCCCGACGGAACTGACAAGTTATTTGTGCAAACTTATTATTCTAGCGGTAAGATTCAGTCCAATGCCACATGCTATACCTCTCTTTGTATTAGAAAAGAAGGCTATTACATATCCTATTATGAAAATGGAAACAAAAAAGAAGAAGGTCATCGAGTTAAAGGTTCAAAATCAGGAAAATGGAACCGATGGTATGAAAATGGCCAGCTCAAAGAGAGTAGTAGTTACATCCGAGGAGGAAAAGTAGGTATTTGGAAAACCTGGTATCAAAACGGACAAATTCAATCCGAAAATGAATCATTTGAAGGGAATTATTCCCCTTCTTACTTAAGTAGTAAATTAATCAGCTATTGGGATAGTACGGGTACCCAGTTGGTATCCAATGGCAATGGTGAGGTTGTTTATTATTATGATAAATCTAACCATCCATCTTCCAAAGGTGCCTATCAAGATGGATTCAAAAATGGTACCTGGGAGGGATATACTAAAGAGGGACAATTATCATATCGGGAAACCTATAGAAAGAACAATGTATCTGGTCTAAGCTGGGACGAAGAGGGCAATCAATATAGATACAAAGAATTAGAAGTGCGAGCAGAACCAAAAATAGGATATAAGCGCTTTTCTATCTACTTAGATAACGCACTCAAATACCCAGAATCAGCCCATAAAAAAGGCATCGAAGGCAGGGTTTATGTTCAGTTTGAAGTGGATGAGGAAGGGAACATCATTAATATAGAATTATTGAAAGGAATCGGGAAAGATTGCGATGCTGAATCTGTTCGCATCATTAAAAATTCTCCAAAGTGGAACCCCGGCCAAATGAGAGGTCAGCCGATAGTTGAAAAAGTAATACTGCCAATCACCTTTAAACTGACCTAG
- a CDS encoding glycoside hydrolase family 140 protein: protein MKDKCILKGLLICFFFLFLLPNTEAQELPGLKISDDQRHLVTTEGQPFFWLGGTAWELIHRLTREEVDLYLSDRASKGFTVIQTVVLAELDGLRTPNAYGDLPLTDLDPTQPNEAYFEHVDYVLRKAEALGLYVALLPTWGDKFNKRWGTGPEIFTPENAKSYGQWLANRYQQQSNLIWVLGGDRAPETDTHYQIIRAMAAGIREVDSIHLMSYHPLGAKKATDFFTDQWLDFDMYQSGHSRLAREYDYVIESRKAATPRPIINAEARYENIPDRFWEEQSHGWLDDADVRVSAYYSMMAGASGYTYGCNDIWQMYDERRAPIIQARTDWDQAIHLPGSYQMGYMKDLFEKLPWQQMTMDQSLIMGDNPKDENYQIASLSADRTVAMIYSPTGRPVQADLSKLKANKLQAFWFNPRSGSIQSIGSFNNQGNQTFSPWASGWSSDFLLVLLASDASIDWAYFSE, encoded by the coding sequence ATGAAAGACAAGTGCATTTTGAAAGGGCTACTTATTTGCTTTTTCTTTCTATTTCTCCTCCCTAATACTGAAGCCCAAGAGCTACCTGGGCTAAAAATAAGTGACGATCAAAGGCATCTTGTGACTACCGAGGGGCAGCCTTTCTTTTGGCTGGGGGGTACCGCCTGGGAACTGATCCATCGACTGACACGAGAAGAAGTCGATTTGTATTTAAGCGACCGAGCCAGCAAAGGATTTACGGTGATACAGACAGTAGTGCTTGCCGAATTAGACGGACTAAGAACACCTAACGCCTATGGTGACTTACCACTGACCGACCTGGATCCGACCCAACCCAATGAGGCCTATTTCGAACATGTAGACTATGTTCTCCGCAAAGCAGAAGCGTTAGGACTGTATGTCGCACTACTACCGACCTGGGGCGACAAGTTCAACAAGCGCTGGGGAACGGGACCCGAGATTTTCACTCCCGAAAATGCCAAATCATACGGCCAATGGCTAGCCAATAGATACCAGCAGCAAAGCAACCTGATCTGGGTACTCGGTGGAGATCGGGCGCCAGAGACTGACACTCATTACCAGATCATTCGCGCCATGGCAGCAGGTATCCGGGAGGTCGACTCGATTCATTTGATGAGCTATCATCCGCTGGGCGCTAAAAAGGCCACTGACTTTTTCACCGACCAATGGCTGGATTTCGACATGTACCAGAGCGGGCATAGTCGTCTCGCGAGAGAATACGACTATGTAATCGAAAGCCGCAAAGCAGCTACCCCTCGACCGATTATCAACGCTGAGGCGCGCTATGAAAATATCCCCGACCGTTTTTGGGAGGAGCAGTCACATGGATGGTTGGACGATGCAGATGTACGCGTCTCGGCCTACTACAGCATGATGGCTGGGGCATCAGGCTACACCTACGGATGCAACGACATTTGGCAGATGTATGACGAGCGTCGAGCACCTATCATCCAGGCCCGCACCGATTGGGATCAGGCCATTCACTTGCCCGGCTCCTATCAGATGGGATACATGAAAGATCTGTTCGAAAAACTACCCTGGCAACAAATGACCATGGATCAATCCCTGATCATGGGAGACAACCCCAAAGATGAAAACTATCAAATAGCCTCCTTGAGTGCAGACAGAACGGTAGCCATGATCTACAGCCCAACAGGCCGCCCGGTTCAGGCAGACTTGTCAAAGCTAAAAGCCAACAAGCTGCAAGCCTTTTGGTTCAACCCCAGAAGTGGCAGTATCCAAAGCATAGGTTCTTTCAACAATCAAGGGAATCAGACCTTTAGCCCCTGGGCCAGTGGTTGGAGCAGTGATTTTCTTTTGGTTCTATTGGCATCAGACGCGTCCATCGATTGGGCGTATTTTTCTGAATAA